The Pseudomonas cucumis sequence CGGCGCCTTGCTCGCTCAGGGCATGGACGCGTATGACGCGGCATGCCTGGCGGTCTGGCTGCACGCCAATGCCGGCGCGCAACAAGGTGAATTCGGCCGTGGGCTGGCGGCCAGTGATCTGATACCAGCCATTCGTCAGTTGTTGGAGGAGCAAGCACCGTGTCTGAAGTAACCCTGTACCTGGCTGATGAAGAGGCGATGACCGCGTTTGGTGCGCGCATCGCACAAACCACTGAAGGGCACGGTCTGATTTTTCTCGAGGGAGATCTGGGCGCGGGGAAAACCACGCTGTCCCGGGGCATTATTCGTGGCCTGGGGCATGCGGGGGCGGTAAAAAGTCCCACCTTCACCCTGGTCGAGCCTTACGAGATTGGTGAGGTCCGCGCCTTCCATTTCGACCTGTATCGACTGGTCGATCCGGAGGAGCTGGAGTACCTCGGCATCCGCGACTATTTCGAAGACGATGCACTGTGCCTGATCGAATGGCCCCGGAACGGTGCAGGCTTTTTGCCAAAGCCCGACCTGACCATTACCATTAGCCCGCAAGACAGCGGGCGTTCGCTGAAAATTTTGCCCCAGGGCTCGCGTGGCGAGTCGTGGTGTGCCGCTTTGGCATTGGAATCCAATTAAATGATGGGGTTAGGTATGCGCTTTCGCGCGTTGGTTGCTGCCGTAGGATTGTTGTTTCTGGCGGTAACCGTCGACGCTGTGGCCGAGACAAAGGTCAACAGTGTTCGCCTGTGGCGGGCGCCGGACAACACGCGACTGGTGTTTGACCTGACAGGGCCTGTCCAGCACAGCGTTTTTACCCTGACCTCCCCGGATCGGCTGGTGATCGACATCAATGGCGCCTCTCTGGGATCGCCGCTGAACGTCAATACCTCGAACACGCCGATCACCGCTATGCGCTCGGCTCAGCGTACGCCGACCGATCTGCGAGTGGTCATCGACCTGAAAAAGGCCGTCACGCCGAAAAGTTTTACCTTGGCGCCCAACGCCCAATACGGTAATCGCTTGGTGGTCGATCTGTTCGATAACGCCGCCGACGCCGCGCCAATTCCTGTGCCGACT is a genomic window containing:
- the tsaE gene encoding tRNA (adenosine(37)-N6)-threonylcarbamoyltransferase complex ATPase subunit type 1 TsaE → MSEVTLYLADEEAMTAFGARIAQTTEGHGLIFLEGDLGAGKTTLSRGIIRGLGHAGAVKSPTFTLVEPYEIGEVRAFHFDLYRLVDPEELEYLGIRDYFEDDALCLIEWPRNGAGFLPKPDLTITISPQDSGRSLKILPQGSRGESWCAALALESN